Below is a window of Clavibacter michiganensis subsp. tessellarius DNA.
CTTCCACGTCGACTTCTGGATGCCGCAGACGCCCGCCTGGTTCTTCCTCGACAACGGCCGTCCGCTCACGAACAGCCCCGCCGACCAGGCGCTGCTCAAGGCGCGCATGGAGGCCCACGTCAAGGCGATCTCCGACCACATCGCGTCCCGCTACCCGAACGGGAACAGCCCCATCTGGGCGATGGACGTCGTCAACGAGGTCATCGACGACGGCCCCAACGCGAACCCGCACCACATGAAGGACACCCGCTGGTTCCAGGTGCTGGGCGAGGGCTTCGTCGACGAGGGCTTCCAGCTCGCGAAGAAGTACTTCCCGGGCGTGAAGCTCTTCATCAACGAGTACAACACCGACTCGCCGAGCAAGCGCACCGACTACCTCGGGCTGATCTCCGCCCTCCTCCAGCGCGGCATCCCGGTCGAGGGCGTGTCGCAGCAGAGCCACATCGGGCTCCGCACCGACATCGAGCAGCTGAGGAACACGATCCACGCGGTGAAGGCCCTCGATCCGAACCTCATCGAGGCCATCTCCGAGCTCGACGTCGGCGCCTCGCAGGCGGCCGCGACCGGCAACAGCCAGAACCGCGCGCACACGGCGCCGATCTACTCGAACCCGGACGACACCGCCGCGGCCGTGGGCTGGGTCTACAAGGACCTGTTCACGATGATCCGGCAGGAGGCCGCGAACCTCGACTCGGTCACCTTCTGGGGATCGGACAACTCGCGCACCTGGCTGCACAGCCCGTCGATCGACCAGCCGTGGGACCAGCCGCTCCCGTTCGGGGTGAACCAGGAGGCCATGCCCGCCTACTGGGGCATCGTGGACCCGTCGAAGCTCCCGGCGCGTCCGCCGCTGCCGGAGGCCTGATCACCTCCTGAGTCACCACAGCGGCCCCCGTCCTCGTCGAGGACGGGGGCCGCTGTGCGTTCGTTGCCATACGCAACAAAGGTTTTCGAATACCTTGCCCCCCGCAGGGGAGGGTGCCTACGGTGCGAGCATCCGACACCGAAGTCGGACCACATGGAAGGTGTTCGACGATGAGCATTCCCCGCACCACCACGTCCGCGCTCGCGGACGTCAGCCCTCCGAGCCCCGGCCGCAGCGGCCTCGGGGCCCGCCCGCGACGCGACCGCCGCCGCGGCCTCGCCGCCCTCACCGCCCTCGGCCTCCTCGCCGCAGCGGGCGCCCTGACCGCCCCCGCCGCCCAGGCCGCCGACCGGGTCCCGGCCGGGGTCGGATCCGACTTCGAGTCCGGCACGGACGGCTGGGCCCCGCGGGGCGACGGTGTCCGCATCGCCCCGAGCACCGAGGCGCGCACCGGGTCCGGCAGCCTCCTCGTCACCGACCGCACGCAGGAGTGGCACGGCGCCGCCCTCGACGTCACGTCGTCGCTCGCCGTCGGCCAGGAGGTCGAGGTCACCGTGTGGGCGCGCCTCGCGCCGGGGGAGGAGCCCGCGTCGCTCAAGGTCTCCGTGCAGCGGGACACCGGCGGCGGCAGCGGCTACGACGGGGTCGCCGGAGCCGCCGCGCGCGTCACCGCCGACGCGTGGACCGAGCTGACGGGCACCTACACGCTCGGCGGACCGGTCGACAAGGCGCAGGTCTACGTGGAGGGCACCGTCGGCGCCGACTTCCTCCTCGACGACTTCCAGCTGGGCGACGCCGTGGGCACGCCCGTGCAGACCGACATCCCGGCGCTCAAGGACGTCCTCGGTGCCCGCGGCATCGAGCACGTCGGCGTCGCCATCGACGGCCGCGAGACCGTCGGCGCGGGCGCCGACCTCGTGAGCCGCCAGTTCGACGCCTTCACGCCGGAGAACGCCGGGAAGCCCGAGAGCGTCCAGCCGGAGGAGGGGCGGTTCACGTTCGCGCAGATCGACCAGCTGCTCGACTACGCCGACCGGACGGGCACGAAGGTCTACTACCACGTGCTGTTCTGGCACTCGCAGACGCCCGCGTGGTTCTTCCTCGACGGCGACCGCCCGCTCACCGACAGCCCCGCCGACCAGGCGATCCTCCGGGCGCGCATGGAGGCGCACGTGAAGGGCATCTCGGACCACGTGGCGGCCCGCTACCCGGACGGCGGCAGCCCGATCTGGGCGATGGACGTCGTGAACGAGGTCATCGACGACGGCCCCAACGACAACGCGCACGACATGCGCGACAGCCGCTGGTACCAGGTGCTGGGGGAGGGCTTCGTCGACGAGGGCTTCCGCCTGGCGCGCGCCTACTTCCCGGGCGTGAAGCTCTTCATCAACGACTACAACACGGAGCTGCCGACCAAGCGCGCCGACTACCTCGAGCTGATCTCCGCGCTCGTCGCCCGCGGCGTGCCGATCGACGGGGTGGGCCACCAGGCGCACGTCGACTTCGCGCGGCCCGTCTCGTGGTTGCGCGACTCGATCCGCGCGGTGGAGCGCATCGACACGCGCCTGCTGCAGGCGATCACGGAGCTCGACGTGAACGCGTCGAACCAGAACGAGGGCGCCGACGTGAGCGGGGCGCCGCAGGATCCGTACACGCCGGTGTACGCGGACGACGCCGAGGCGGGGGCGGAGGTCGGCTACTACTACCGCGACCTCTTCCAGATGATCCGGCAGCAGGCCGCGTCGATCGACTCGATCACCTTCTGGGGCGTGAGCAACGCGCGCAGCTGGCTGCGCACGTGGCCCATCGCGCGACCGTGGGAGCAGCCGCTCCCGTTCGACGACGCCCTGCAGGCGGCTCCCGCCTACTGGGGGATCGTGGACGCGAAGAGGCTGCCGGCGCGTCCGGCCGACCTCTCGGCGCCGCGCATCGCGGACGTGGACGACATCGCCGCGGTGGCGACCAAGGCCACGGGCACGCGCGTCCCGTACGCGCTGCCGTCGGCCATCGACACCCGCGACGGGAACGTGCGCGTGGTGTGCGACCCGCCGCGCAGCGGGGTCTTCCCGGTGGGGACGACCACGGTCACCTGCACGGCGGAGGACCGCGCCGGCAACGTGCGGACGACCACGTTCGACGTGGTGGTGACGCGCGCCGGCAGCTGACCGCCGCTCGCGGATCCCGCGCCGTCCTCCCGGACGGCGCGGGATCCGTGCGTCAGCGCAGCGCGGAGATGACCAGCACCAGCGCCGCGAAGCCGACGATGGTCCACGGCATGAGCAGCAGCACCGAGGAGGCGACCCGCCAGCGCCGGTCCGCGTCGCGGGAGAGACGCTCCCGGAGCGCCTCGGCGACGGCCTGCCGGGACAGGGAGACGGACAGCGCGGCCGCGGCGACCAGCAGGCCCGCCCCGCTCGCGATCGCGGCCGGCGCCATGTCGGCGCTGCCGTCGATCCAGGCGGACCCGCTGAGGGCCACGAGGACGAACGTGGCGATGAGCGCGAGGACGATGAGCGCCGGGGCCCCGGCGGGGGACTCGTCGTCGGGATCCGCGATGGCCGCGGCGTAGACGACGGGGTCGCCGAACGCCGTGCCGGCGTCGCCCCCGGCCTCGCGCACGTGCTGCCGCACGGTGTCGACCGCCTCCTCGATCCGGTCGGGGGCCATGTGCCTCCTGTCCAGCTCGGTGCCGAACTCGTCGATCCACCTGTCGGTCGTGTCCATCAGCTGCTCCTGTCGATCTCGTTGAATGCGTCGGCCGTGCCCGTGAAGCGCGCCCACGCCTCGCGGAGCCGTGCCGCGTGCGCGTGGCCGTCCTCGGTGAGGACGAAGTACTTGCGGCCGGGGCCCCCGTCGCCCGGGCGCCATTCCGTCGCGACGAGCCGCCGGCGCTCCAGCCGCGCGAGCAGGGGGTAGAGGCCGCTGCCGGTCACGCCCCGGAACCCGGCCCGTTCGAGCCGCGTCAGCATGGCGTAGCCGTAGGACGGCCCGTCCCTCAGGGAGGTGAGGACGAGGAGGGGGAGGAGCGCCCTCACCCATTCGCCGCTCGGCTCCAGGGCGGGCGACGTCCCCGCCTCGTGCCCGTCGTCGTGATCCATGACTAGATCGTGTCCCGGACTAGTCGCTCTCGATACCGACGAAGGTATCGACCTCCGGGACCGGGTTCCTCGGCCGTCGTGGCGGCCCGTCCCCGCCGCGCCGGCGCCGCGGGTCCCCGCGGGGCCCGGTCCGGGGCATCCCATCGGACCATCGCGAGTAGACGTACGTCGTCCCGCGCTGGCCGTGAGGAGGCGGCCCCCGCGGACGGTCCTGCCTAGCGTGGGCCGTGCACCAGGCATCGAGCACCCGCACCTGCCACGGACGGGTCCACCTGGTGCCGGATCAGGAAGTTGTCACCATGAGCGCCATCAGCACGGACATCACGAACTCGAGCCGGACGTCCACCTGGAAGGTGGCGGCCGTCGGGGCCGCACTCGCCTTCGCCGTCGTCGGACTCGTCGTCACCGGCTTCGACCCCATGTGGATCGCCGGATCGCTCGGCATCAGCGCCGCTGCCGCGAGCCAGATCGTGGCGGCCATCAAGGCCGGCCGGACGGCCGTGACGGTCGTCGCGGCGATCGCGGGCGCGGGAGTCGCATCCGCCATCACCGCGACCATCGCGTTCATCGCGATCAGCTGGGCCGCCGGTCCCGCCATCGCCTGACGATCGCCCCACCGGGGGTCGGACGTCCGGTACGTCCGACCCCCTCTCCTCACCCAGAGCATCAGAGATCGAGGCCATCCATGTCGTCCACCTCCCTGGAGCACCGCTCCGCCGCCCGCCCGACGACCGTGACGGCGGCGTTCTGGCTCGTCCTGCTCTCCGCGGCGGTCGCGGCCGTCTCCGCGTTCCTGGCCATCCAGGCCCTCCTCTCGGCCGAGGGCTCGGAGGAGCTCCGCCGGACGATCGAGGCGACACCGGAGGCCGCGGGAGGCGACATCGACATGGAGTCGCTCGTGGGCATCGCCCGTGCGACCGCGGTCGCCATCCAGGTCCTCCTCATCGTGGTGTCGATGGCGATCGCCCTGTGGATCGCGTTCGCGATGCGCTCCGGCCGCGCGTACATCCGCATCGTCGCGGTCGTGCTGGCCGTGTTCCAGGCGGTGGGCACCGTGACGGCCCCGTCGCCCGCCTCCGTCGTCAGCCTCGCTCTCATCGTCGGCGCGCTCGTGCTCATCTGGGCTCCGGCCTCCAGCCGCTACGTCGCGGAGCGCACGGCGGCGCGACGCCGTCCGCAGGACCCCGCGCGCGAGCCGTCGTTCGTCGGATGACGACCACCCCGGCCGTGCGCAGGGGCGCCGTCGCGGCCCCTCCCCGCCCGAAGGCCTACCTGCTGTCCGCCTCCGTCGTGCTGGTGCTCGCGGGAGCGGGCTCCGCCGCCGGCGCCGTGGCGATGACGGGCATCGCGATCCCCGGCGCGTCCGGGGTCCGCGCCGGGCTGGCGGGGAGGAGCGGATTCGACGAGACGCTCCTCGGCGTCCTGGCCGCGAACGTGCCCGTCGCCGCCTCCCTCGCCGCCGGCCTCGTCACGTTCGGCGCGGTCTCCGCGCTCTTCGCCGTGCTGCTCGGCGTCTACCTCGGCGCCACGGTCGCCGGATCGGTCAACACCGTCGGCGCCGGGCCCCTGCTCGACTCCGTGGGCGCCTACGTGGGCCTGGAGATGCTGGGCCTCCTCCTCGCCGGCGTGGCCGGCATGCTGCCCGCCGCGCACGTCGTGCTCGGGATGAGGGGCGTGCGCAGCAGCGCGTGGCGCCGGTACCTGTCGGCCCTCGCGCCCGCCGCCGTCCTGCTCGGGATCGGCCTCGCGCTGCTGGCCGTCGGGGCGGTCGTCGAGGCCACGGTCATCACGGCGAGCGGATCCGGGCTGGGCGAGAGGTGATCGACGTCGCGGGCGCGCGCAAGGCCTACGGCCAGGTCGCGGCCCTGGACGACGTGGAGCTCCATGCGCGAGCGGGCGCCGTGACCGCCGTGGTCGGCCCGAACGGCGCGGGGAAGTCGACGCTTTTCCGCGCGATCCTCGGGCTCGAGCGGCTCGACGGCGGCAGCGCCCTCGTGGACGGCGTCCCCTTCGCCCGGGCTGCGTCTCCCCAGCGGGTGGCGGGCGCGGCCATCGACTCGTCGTCGTTCCACCCGCGCCGTCGAGCCGTCGACGAGGTCCGGATCGCCGCGGCCGCCGGGGGCATCGGGCGGCGTCGCGTGCCGGAGGTCCTGGAGGAGGTCGGCCTGGCGCACGCCCAGCGCAAGCAGGTGCGCACCCTGTCGATGGGCATGCGGCAGCGGCTGGCCATCGCCGTGGCACTCCTCGGGAGACCCCGGAACCTGATCCTGGACGAGCCCCTCAACGGCCTCGACGTCGACGGGATCCAGTGGGTGCGGGAGCTCCTCCTCGCGAGCGCCTCCGCCGGCAGCACCGTGCTCATCTCCTCCCACGTCCTCACGGAGGTCGAGCGCGTCAGCGACGACGTCCGCATCCTCGTGGGGGGCCGGATCGCGTCCCGCGACCGCTCCGTGGCCTCCGCCGCGGGGGCTCCGCCCACGGAGGTGCTGGTCGTCACCGACTCGCCCGTGGAGCTGGCGGCGCTGCTGCGTCGGCAT
It encodes the following:
- a CDS encoding endo-1,4-beta-xylanase; translation: MTPTPSRPDASVRTTPSLPNRDARRRPRRGLAALASAAALVTAVAVGLPAGSASAAAPSTPVPGMQVPALKDVLGAAGIEHVGVAMGSGEVQGTSADLIARHFNAMTPENEGKADAIQPVEGRFDFTGVDKLLDFADAHGMKMYFHVDFWMPQTPAWFFLDNGRPLTNSPADQALLKARMEAHVKAISDHIASRYPNGNSPIWAMDVVNEVIDDGPNANPHHMKDTRWFQVLGEGFVDEGFQLAKKYFPGVKLFINEYNTDSPSKRTDYLGLISALLQRGIPVEGVSQQSHIGLRTDIEQLRNTIHAVKALDPNLIEAISELDVGASQAAATGNSQNRAHTAPIYSNPDDTAAAVGWVYKDLFTMIRQEAANLDSVTFWGSDNSRTWLHSPSIDQPWDQPLPFGVNQEAMPAYWGIVDPSKLPARPPLPEA
- a CDS encoding ATP-binding cassette domain-containing protein — its product is MIDVAGARKAYGQVAALDDVELHARAGAVTAVVGPNGAGKSTLFRAILGLERLDGGSALVDGVPFARAASPQRVAGAAIDSSSFHPRRRAVDEVRIAAAAGGIGRRRVPEVLEEVGLAHAQRKQVRTLSMGMRQRLAIAVALLGRPRNLILDEPLNGLDVDGIQWVRELLLASASAGSTVLISSHVLTEVERVSDDVRILVGGRIASRDRSVASAAGAPPTEVLVVTDSPVELAALLRRHGATTEGEGRSLRVRGMRARTVAELAFRDRMLVETLCESTESLESEYRRVLADARPRPDASRRPLEGRPA
- a CDS encoding PadR family transcriptional regulator encodes the protein MDHDDGHEAGTSPALEPSGEWVRALLPLLVLTSLRDGPSYGYAMLTRLERAGFRGVTGSGLYPLLARLERRRLVATEWRPGDGGPGRKYFVLTEDGHAHAARLREAWARFTGTADAFNEIDRSS
- a CDS encoding endo-1,4-beta-xylanase; the encoded protein is MSIPRTTTSALADVSPPSPGRSGLGARPRRDRRRGLAALTALGLLAAAGALTAPAAQAADRVPAGVGSDFESGTDGWAPRGDGVRIAPSTEARTGSGSLLVTDRTQEWHGAALDVTSSLAVGQEVEVTVWARLAPGEEPASLKVSVQRDTGGGSGYDGVAGAAARVTADAWTELTGTYTLGGPVDKAQVYVEGTVGADFLLDDFQLGDAVGTPVQTDIPALKDVLGARGIEHVGVAIDGRETVGAGADLVSRQFDAFTPENAGKPESVQPEEGRFTFAQIDQLLDYADRTGTKVYYHVLFWHSQTPAWFFLDGDRPLTDSPADQAILRARMEAHVKGISDHVAARYPDGGSPIWAMDVVNEVIDDGPNDNAHDMRDSRWYQVLGEGFVDEGFRLARAYFPGVKLFINDYNTELPTKRADYLELISALVARGVPIDGVGHQAHVDFARPVSWLRDSIRAVERIDTRLLQAITELDVNASNQNEGADVSGAPQDPYTPVYADDAEAGAEVGYYYRDLFQMIRQQAASIDSITFWGVSNARSWLRTWPIARPWEQPLPFDDALQAAPAYWGIVDAKRLPARPADLSAPRIADVDDIAAVATKATGTRVPYALPSAIDTRDGNVRVVCDPPRSGVFPVGTTTVTCTAEDRAGNVRTTTFDVVVTRAGS